The Saccharothrix violaceirubra genome segment CGCCCTCGACGACCACGTCCAGGCCGCTCATCCACTCGTTGTTGCCGGTGGTGGCGACGACCTTGTCGCTGTGCTCCAGGTTGCGCATCTTCTGCTCGAAGGCGGCGGTGCTGAAGTAGAGCGCGTTCTCGTGCCACACCGCGACGACCGGCGTGACGTGCGGGCGCCCGTCCCGGCGGATCGTCGTCAACCAGAACAGTTCGGCCCCTTCCAGCAGGGCCAGCGTGTCCGCCCACGGGGTGGGCTCGATGCCGGGGTCGCTGAATCGCACGTCGAGTTCCGCGACGGGCTGGCTGGTCGACATGGTTCTCCCTTTCACCGAGGACGGAACCTGTTGTCGGGCAACGAACTTCCGTGACCGAGGCTAGTGCCGCCCGTCGTGGGCCGACAACGCGATCGCGATCAGAACCGCTGTCGGGTCCGATAAGCCGGCACCGATAGGGTCGCCACGACTCCGCGCGCAAAGGACCATCGCAGTGGAAAATGTGGTGCAGGTCAGGGGCGTGTCGCACCGGTACCGGGGTGCGATCGCACTGCACGAGGTCGACGTCGACCTCCGACCCGGGGTGACCGCCGTCCTCGGGCCGAACGGGGCCGGGAAAAGCACGTTCCTGGGAGTGCTGTCGACCGCACTGCGCATTCAGCGCGGCTCGGTCGATCTGGGCGGAATCGACAGCGTCCGCGATCGCCGCCGCTACCGGGCCGGGCTCGGGTTCCTCCCGCAGTCGTTCACCCTGCCCACCAACCTGACCGTGCGGGAGTTCCTCGGGCTCACGGCCTGGCAGCGGCTGGTGCCCAGGGCCGGGCGCGCTGCCGCCGTCGAGGCCGCCCTCGACGCGGTCGACCTGGCCGGGCGGCGGGACGAGCGGATCTCGGCCCTGTCGGGTGGCATGCACCGCCGGGTCGGGATCGCCCAGGCCGTAGTCAACCACCCGCGACTGCTGCTGCTCGACGAGCCGACGGTCGGTCTCGACCCCCGCCAACGGCGCGGCCTGCGTGAACTCGTACCGACCCTGGGCGCGGACCGGGCGGTCGTGATCAGCACCCACCTCACCGAGGACGTCGCCGCGATGGCCGACCGGGTACTGGTGCTCGCCGAGGGCGCGGTGCGGTTCGACGGCACCGTCCACGAGTTCACGGCCGGGCGCGGACGCGTCGCCGCGCACCTGGACGCCGCCTACGAAGCCCTGGTCGGCGAGTCGTGACCCCGCTGCTCATCGCGCTGCGCCGGGGCAGCGCGCCCGTCGCCGTCCCGGTCATGGCACTGCTGGGGTTGTTCGCCGGGACCCGCGAGGACACGATCGTGGACTGGGGTTGGGCATCGGGGCAACTCCAGCAGCACGGCGTCCTGCTCGTGCCGCTGACCGCCGCGCTCGCGGCCTGGGACGTGTCCCGCGACCGCCGGTCCGGCTCGCCTGCGCTCACGCGCACCTATCCACGTCCGTCGGTGCGGTGGGTGCTGCTGAACTGCGTCGGTGCGTTCCTCGCGGGGCTCGTCGGCTGGGCGGTCACGCTGGGCATGGTGGCGACGAACGTACGCGGCACCGGCGGGCCCTACTGGTCGGTGGTCCTGTTGGGGCCGTTCACCTTCGTCGCGGCCGTGCTGTGCGGAGCGGTCGCCGGCCGGTACCTGCCCCGGCACCTGGCCGCGCCGCTCACCGCCGTCGCGGTCTGGCTCGGACTGGCGTTCGGGTCGACCAGTGCCGACCCGGTGCTCGCCCGACTCAGCGGCGTCGACCGGGAGTGCTGCGACGTCGCGTCGCAGCCGGTGGCCGCCACGGTCGCCGGGCAGTGGCTGTGGTTGGCCGCGTTGGCGGTGGCGGCCCTGGCCGTCCTTCTCACGCCACGCCAAGCGGGTGTGGCGGGTGTGGCCGCGCTGGCGATGGCGGCCGTCGCGGTGGTCACGATCCGGGGCACCGACGCGCGGCTGACCGAGCCGAGGACGGCGACCGCCGAGTCCTGCGGCACCCGTGCCGAGGTGACCGTGTGCCTGTGGCCCGAGCACGCCGCGGACGTCGACGCGTGGCTCGCCGCCGCGACCCGGTACCGCAGCCTCTTCGCCGACCTCGGCGACCAACCCCGGCTGTACCTGGAGTACGGCCTGCGCCCGGCCCAGGACGTGCCGCGCCTGGGCCCCGTGCGACCGGGCATGTCGGAGGACGACCTCGTGACCGCGCTCGCCCGTCGCCTGTTCCCGACACCGCCGGCCTGCGCGGAGATCGAGGGCGGTTCGAAGCCCTACCCCGCCGCCGACGCCGACGCGTTGCTGAGCGGTTGGCTCGCCCGGCGGATCCGTCCCGGCGCACCCGCCGACCGCTTCGTGCCGCCCGACCAGGTCGCCCTGCTCGACCGGCTCACCGGCAGCCGGCCCGAGGACCAGCGCCGGTGGTACGCCGACCTCGTCCGCGCGCACCGCGACTGCACCACCCCGGCACCGGAGTCGCCGTGACGGTCGCGTGGCTGTGGCTGCGCCTGCACCGGTGGCCGACGCTGGTCGCGATCACGGTGGCGACGGCGGCGGTCACCCTGCTCGTCGGTGACGAACGCGTGCCGCTGCCGTCGTTCGCGGACGTACGCCGACTCGGTGTCCCGTTGGGACACCTCATGCCGCTGCTCCTGGCGAGCGCGGTCGGCCTGCACAGCCGGGCACCGACGCGACTGTTCCTGGTGACGCCGCGACCGGCTCGCCCGCAGCGGGCGGTCCTGGCCTGCGTCCTGGTCGCGACCGCGTCCGTCGCGGGGGTGGCGGGGGCCGATGACGCGGTGCCGCGCAACATCCTCGGTCTGAGCGGCCTGGCCCTGGCCACGGCGGTCGCGGCCGGCGCCACGCGCAGCTGGACGCTGCCCCTGTGCCATGCCATGGCCTGTGTGCTGTTCGGTTCGCGGATCGGGCCGGGCGGACCGCGGTGGTGGGCGTTCACGATCGCGCCGGCGGGCGACCGCGTCGCCTGGGCCGTGGCACTGGCCTGCGGTGCGGCCGGGACACTGCTGTTCGTGGTGCGCGGACCGCGCGCCGAGTGACCCGGTCGTCGCTTCGACGCGGCCGGCGGTGATCTCGTGGTCGACCCCACGGCGAGTCGCGTTGACGGAACCGCGACTCGCGGAACAATGCGGTACGGCCATCGGCCGCGACGGGATCACCACCGGACGACCGGTGGAATCCCTCGGTCGACAAGAGAATCGCCGAATACGAGGAATACGAGCAGCGCAGGACGAACGGGATTGGGTTGTCCGTGAACAATGCCCCACTCGACGTCGACCACCTCGCCGACCGCTTCGCCGACGTGGCCGAGTCGATCGCCGAGGGGGTCGGGGGAACCCCGACGCTCGGCGAGTTCCTGGAGGTCGTCGGCTGGTCGGTGCCCTCGGACCTGCCGTACCCGTTCGAGGTGGCCGCGACCGTCAACGGACGTCGGTACGTGCCGGCAGACGCGTCGCGCGTACCGGAGTTGGCCGACGACGTGTTCGCGGACGCCCGGTCGGCGTTGGCCGACCTGCCGGCCGACCCCGACGCGGTGGCCGAGGTGTTGACCCTGGTCCTGGCCGCCGGTCGGGTACCGCTGGCCGACCTCGACCCGGCGAGGCTGCGCCGGTTGACCCCGGTGACCAAGCGGGCCGCCCGGCCGAAACCGGGCGACCTGCTCGCGATCCCGGTGTCGGACGGGTACCGCGTCGCCGTGGTGATCACGCGCAACCGGTTCGGCACGGCGCTCGGGCTGTTCGACGGGGTGACGTCGGACGGTCGGGCGCACGCCCGGGTCCTGGCCGCACCGCGCCGGTTCCCCGTCTACACCGAGGAAAGCCTGGTCAAGAGCGGTCGCTGGCGGGTCGTGGGCCACGACGAGGGACTGCTCGCGCTGTTCCCCGACTCCCCCGAGGTCTACCACGAGCCCGGCTCGCCGGTGACCGGCGAGTTCGGGGCGGCCGAGTCGGCGGACGGCCGACTGCGGCTGGTGGACCGGGACGAGGCCGTGGCCGCGGGGTTGAGCGCCGGTGGCCTGGGTGCCGGGACCTACCGGCAGACCATGCCCGGCGCGCGCCTCCAGACCGTGCTCACCGACGAGTCCGCGCTTACCGACGAGTCCGGGCCAACCGACGAGTCCGGGAGCTGATCCCGAGCGCCACGACCAGGCCGGCCGCCGCGACCGCGAACGTCCACCGCGTGCCGCGGGCCACCTGGTCGGCGAGCGTCACGTCGTGGGCCGTGGCGGCGAACACCGCGCCCATGACCGACGCACCGGTCGTGAGGCCGAGGTTGCGGGACAGGGTGAGTAGGCCGGACACCACACCGCGCCGAGGTCCGGGGACGTCGCGCAGCACCGCCGTGTTGTTGGCGGCCTGGAACACCGCGTACCCGGCGGTGATCGTCACCAGCGACGCCACGTAGCCGACGACCCCGGCCCCGACCGGGAGCAGGGCCAGGGCCGTCGACCCGGCCACCATGGCGACCAGTCCCGCGAGCACGGCCGTCCGCGTGCCGACGCGGTCGGTGAGGCGGCCGGCCGGCACACCCGCGAGGGCGGCCACCACCGGTCCGGTCGACATGGCCAGGCCGACCCACGCCGGTGCGAGGCCGAGCGCGGTCCCCAGGTGGAACGGGCCGACGACCAGCGTCGTCATTACGACCGCCGAGACCACCGCGCCCGACGTCAGACCGGCGGCCAGGCCCGGCTCGCGCAGGCCGGCCAGGGCGACCAGCGGCGCGGCCACCCGGTTCTCGACCACGACGAACGCGACCAGGCCGACCGCCGCCACCAGCAGCGACGGGACCTGGTGGCGGTCCAGGGTGACGGCCGAGGTGTAGGCGCCGAGCGTGACCGCCAGCAGCACCAGGCCCGGGAGGTCGAACCGGGGACGATCCGGCATCGACGGCCGCGGCAGCGTGCGGGCCGCGAGGACGAACCCCACGACACCCAACGGCACGATGGCCAGGAACAGCATCCGCCAGCCGAACGCCGAGATCAGCACGCCGCCCAGCGACGGGCCGGCGGCCGTGCCGACGGCCGACATCGTGCCGAGCAGTCCCATGGCCCGGCCGGTGCGGTCCGCCGGGACCACCTCGGCGACGAAAGCCATCGTCAACGCCATCATGGCGGCGGCGGCGACGCCCTGGACCGCCCGTGCGGCGATCAGCCACGGCAGGGTCGGCGCGAGCCCGCACAGCAGCGTGCCCAGCGTGAACACGGCGACGCCCGTCAGCAGGAGTCGGCGTCGGCCGACCAGGTCGCCCAGGCGGCCCGCGCCGACCACCGCCGTCGTGGTGGCCAGCAGGTAGGCGATCACCACCCACTGCACCGCGTCGAACGACGCGTCGAACGCGGTGGCCAGCGTCGGCAGGCCGACGTTCGCGATCCCGACCGCGGCGGAGGGCAGGAGCATGGACAGCGACAGCGCCACGAGTGTCGGATTGCGCACGGCGGACCTCCCGGGGATCGGATACCGGGAACGTAGGTCCGATCCGGATGGTCCGGAACGCGCGAAGACCGCAACGCAGCTGTGCGCGCGACGCCGTGTGACCATGGGCGCCATGGCCCGACCCGATCTGAACCTCCTGGTCACGCTGGACGTCCTGCTCGACGAGGGCAACGTCACGCGGGCCGGCGAACGGCTGTCGCTCAGCCCGTCCGCGATGAGCCGCGCGCTGGCCCGGCTGCGTCGCGCCACCGGGGACCCGCTGCTCGTGCGGGCCGGGCGCGGGCTGGTGCCCACCCCCAGGGCGCTCGAACTGCGCGACCG includes the following:
- a CDS encoding DUF7224 domain-containing protein, producing MTPLLIALRRGSAPVAVPVMALLGLFAGTREDTIVDWGWASGQLQQHGVLLVPLTAALAAWDVSRDRRSGSPALTRTYPRPSVRWVLLNCVGAFLAGLVGWAVTLGMVATNVRGTGGPYWSVVLLGPFTFVAAVLCGAVAGRYLPRHLAAPLTAVAVWLGLAFGSTSADPVLARLSGVDRECCDVASQPVAATVAGQWLWLAALAVAALAVLLTPRQAGVAGVAALAMAAVAVVTIRGTDARLTEPRTATAESCGTRAEVTVCLWPEHAADVDAWLAAATRYRSLFADLGDQPRLYLEYGLRPAQDVPRLGPVRPGMSEDDLVTALARRLFPTPPACAEIEGGSKPYPAADADALLSGWLARRIRPGAPADRFVPPDQVALLDRLTGSRPEDQRRWYADLVRAHRDCTTPAPESP
- a CDS encoding pyridoxamine 5'-phosphate oxidase family protein; translated protein: MSTSQPVAELDVRFSDPGIEPTPWADTLALLEGAELFWLTTIRRDGRPHVTPVVAVWHENALYFSTAAFEQKMRNLEHSDKVVATTGNNEWMSGLDVVVEGAATVITDPDLLKVAVDAFDRKYGGDNSWNLELVDGVAQVAGHPAVLLRIEPGKVLAFGKAPHAQTRYRLAA
- a CDS encoding MFS transporter, with translation MRNPTLVALSLSMLLPSAAVGIANVGLPTLATAFDASFDAVQWVVIAYLLATTTAVVGAGRLGDLVGRRRLLLTGVAVFTLGTLLCGLAPTLPWLIAARAVQGVAAAAMMALTMAFVAEVVPADRTGRAMGLLGTMSAVGTAAGPSLGGVLISAFGWRMLFLAIVPLGVVGFVLAARTLPRPSMPDRPRFDLPGLVLLAVTLGAYTSAVTLDRHQVPSLLVAAVGLVAFVVVENRVAAPLVALAGLREPGLAAGLTSGAVVSAVVMTTLVVGPFHLGTALGLAPAWVGLAMSTGPVVAALAGVPAGRLTDRVGTRTAVLAGLVAMVAGSTALALLPVGAGVVGYVASLVTITAGYAVFQAANNTAVLRDVPGPRRGVVSGLLTLSRNLGLTTGASVMGAVFAATAHDVTLADQVARGTRWTFAVAAAGLVVALGISSRTRRLARTRR
- a CDS encoding ATP-binding cassette domain-containing protein, with the translated sequence MENVVQVRGVSHRYRGAIALHEVDVDLRPGVTAVLGPNGAGKSTFLGVLSTALRIQRGSVDLGGIDSVRDRRRYRAGLGFLPQSFTLPTNLTVREFLGLTAWQRLVPRAGRAAAVEAALDAVDLAGRRDERISALSGGMHRRVGIAQAVVNHPRLLLLDEPTVGLDPRQRRGLRELVPTLGADRAVVISTHLTEDVAAMADRVLVLAEGAVRFDGTVHEFTAGRGRVAAHLDAAYEALVGES